A stretch of Chroogloeocystis siderophila 5.2 s.c.1 DNA encodes these proteins:
- a CDS encoding dipeptide epimerase, translated as MRIELETFTVNKRFPLTISRGTTAQTTNLWIKLEHDRIVGWGEASPFSLANSRQSTETLQQALQQIIPQLEAYTPWQRQQIETLLHNTQLPSAAKAAVDMALHDWFGKCVGLPLWQIWGLNCSRIVPTSVTIGINSPAGAQTRVRDWLQFADVRVIKIKLGNPIGITADRAMFLAVKEAATTQDIFVDANGGWNLEDAVEMCNWLADAGVKYIEQPLAQGAEEQLAELKKRSPLPIFVDESCHTSADIPQLARCVDGINIKLMKAGGLTEAIRMVHTARAYGLQVMFGCYSDSALANTAAAQLAPLADYLDLDSHMNLIDDPFSGAILNKGRVIPNHKPGLGVERSAA; from the coding sequence ATGCGAATCGAACTTGAAACCTTCACCGTAAACAAACGCTTTCCCTTAACCATTAGTCGAGGAACAACAGCCCAAACAACAAACTTGTGGATTAAGCTAGAACATGATCGCATCGTTGGCTGGGGAGAAGCATCGCCATTTTCACTAGCAAACTCTCGACAATCCACAGAAACTCTCCAACAAGCATTACAGCAAATCATTCCCCAATTAGAAGCCTATACCCCGTGGCAGCGCCAGCAAATTGAAACTCTACTGCATAACACTCAACTCCCGTCAGCAGCAAAAGCAGCAGTAGATATGGCGTTACACGACTGGTTTGGTAAGTGCGTAGGCTTACCCTTGTGGCAAATTTGGGGATTAAATTGCTCGCGCATTGTTCCTACCTCTGTCACAATTGGAATTAATTCCCCCGCAGGCGCACAAACGCGAGTGCGCGATTGGCTACAGTTTGCCGACGTGCGCGTTATTAAAATTAAACTAGGTAATCCCATAGGTATCACCGCTGATCGCGCTATGTTCTTAGCAGTAAAAGAAGCCGCAACGACACAAGATATCTTTGTAGACGCAAATGGTGGGTGGAATCTCGAAGATGCAGTAGAAATGTGCAATTGGTTAGCCGATGCGGGTGTTAAGTATATCGAACAACCTTTAGCACAAGGTGCAGAAGAACAACTAGCAGAACTAAAAAAGCGATCGCCGTTGCCTATTTTTGTAGATGAAAGCTGTCATACTAGCGCTGATATTCCGCAACTTGCACGTTGCGTTGATGGCATAAACATCAAACTGATGAAAGCTGGAGGCTTAACCGAAGCAATTCGCATGGTACATACCGCGCGCGCTTATGGATTACAAGTCATGTTTGGTTGCTATTCTGATAGTGCGCTAGCCAATACCGCAGCCGCGCAACTTGCACCTCTAGCAGATTATTTAGATTTAGATAGCCATATGAATTTAATCGACGATCCGTTTAGCGGTGCAATACTCAATAAAGGGCGGGTTATCCCCAATCATAAACCAGGATTAGGAGTAGAACGCAGTGCAGCTTGA
- a CDS encoding TPM domain-containing protein, with amino-acid sequence MQYSIWRRLLVSVFAFFLAGAVWLVPSSVALAYNNPELLPDQPTPIIDLAKSLTSVQEERLAQDLEEFEAETGWKLRVLTQYDRTPGAAVKDFWNLDEKSILVVADSRGGNILNFNVGDAVYQLLPRTFWVELQTRFGNLYFVREEGEDQAIIQSIESVETCLRQGGCRVVPGLPREQWILTLITSVIGGVVCGFAAQPRRPGQIFAWQWALIFSPLWGILFIAFGIGPVVTRTSEWLPLVRNIAGFLIGALVAYLSPVLNRSSASET; translated from the coding sequence ATGCAGTATTCTATTTGGCGACGATTACTGGTAAGTGTATTTGCATTCTTTTTAGCTGGCGCGGTTTGGTTGGTACCTTCTTCTGTAGCACTCGCGTATAACAATCCTGAATTGCTTCCCGATCAGCCGACACCAATTATAGACTTAGCAAAATCGCTCACGAGTGTTCAAGAAGAGCGGCTAGCGCAAGACCTTGAAGAATTTGAAGCAGAGACTGGGTGGAAACTCCGTGTTTTAACACAGTACGATCGCACACCAGGCGCAGCGGTCAAAGATTTTTGGAATTTAGATGAAAAAAGTATTTTAGTTGTTGCCGATTCGCGTGGGGGAAACATTCTCAACTTTAATGTTGGTGATGCAGTTTACCAGCTACTACCTCGGACGTTTTGGGTAGAATTGCAAACGCGCTTTGGTAATTTGTACTTTGTCCGCGAAGAAGGAGAAGATCAAGCAATTATTCAATCGATCGAGTCTGTGGAAACGTGTTTACGCCAAGGTGGTTGTCGTGTGGTTCCTGGATTACCGCGCGAACAGTGGATTTTGACACTGATTACCTCGGTGATTGGTGGAGTAGTTTGTGGCTTTGCAGCGCAACCTCGACGCCCTGGACAGATATTTGCTTGGCAATGGGCTTTAATTTTTTCACCGCTATGGGGAATTCTGTTTATTGCCTTTGGTATTGGTCCAGTCGTCACGCGGACTTCCGAGTGGCTACCTTTGGTACGTAATATTGCTGGTTTTTTGATTGGTGCTTTGGTAGCTTATTTGTCTCCGGTACTCAACCGTTCTTCGGCTTCAGAAACTTAA
- a CDS encoding Crp/Fnr family transcriptional regulator — protein MCKKLNQHDNRLFAALPSEDYQRLAPHLEVVSLPFQRVLHNAGEVILDVYFPTTAMISAVSIMQDGSIIEVGIVAKEGMVGIPVCWGDDTAVHQTVVQIPGDALKMKAEILKEEFYRGGALQKLLLRYTQALYTQAGQSAACNRLHTLEERLSRWLLTVSDRVESEELALTQEFIAQMLGTRRSGVTVAASTLSRAGMIRYSRGKINITDRKALELTACECYQVIKGEYQRLLGSKNG, from the coding sequence ATGTGCAAAAAATTGAATCAGCATGACAATAGGCTGTTTGCGGCTTTGCCAAGTGAAGACTATCAGCGTCTTGCGCCCCATCTAGAAGTTGTTTCACTGCCTTTTCAAAGGGTGTTGCACAATGCAGGGGAGGTGATTTTGGATGTCTACTTTCCCACAACCGCGATGATTTCCGCCGTCTCGATTATGCAAGACGGTTCAATTATCGAAGTGGGGATAGTTGCTAAAGAAGGTATGGTGGGTATTCCTGTTTGCTGGGGCGATGATACCGCAGTTCACCAAACCGTGGTGCAGATTCCTGGTGATGCGTTGAAAATGAAAGCAGAAATCTTGAAGGAGGAGTTTTACCGAGGTGGTGCATTACAAAAACTCCTGCTGCGTTATACGCAAGCCCTGTACACGCAAGCGGGACAATCTGCGGCTTGCAATCGGTTGCATACATTGGAGGAAAGGCTTTCGCGCTGGTTACTCACAGTCAGCGATCGCGTCGAATCAGAAGAATTAGCATTAACGCAAGAATTTATAGCTCAAATGCTCGGAACGCGCCGTAGTGGTGTTACGGTAGCTGCAAGTACGCTGAGTCGAGCGGGAATGATTCGCTACAGTCGTGGCAAAATCAATATTACCGACCGCAAAGCGCTCGAATTAACCGCATGTGAGTGTTATCAGGTAATCAAGGGAGAATATCAGCGACTGCTTGGTTCTAAGAATGGCTAG
- a CDS encoding M48 family metallopeptidase: protein MKPIWKSLLLSLNAVLFSTGTSIVLAEPVKDASPSAIVVPVVGESIHPEVNATSQSKPPASTQEIVDKLNAAAKLSPEEIARQQKISEADRLYLGGQFAAAEKLYREVKTPFTTASTDVVQRPPAIVDPAQLPPAGKVYWREAEAAFQHKVASRMMVPLRLLVEQYPEFIPGHLRLAEALQKFDHNKEAIAVLERAVTLYPDQPDLVKAKVTALAQSKQWMEASLAARQFALLRSSNAEHANEFIEIADSHLERYQKHLRRELTGNTIANILTGALGYALTGNLLGPFSAVQTTAMLLRGESAVGESVANQAREQLEIVTDKAVVDYVNEIGQRLAQVAGRNDFKYEFYVVLDKDLNAFALPGGKVFINAGAITSAQSEAELAGLLAHELAHTVLSHGFQLVAEGNLVANVTQFFPYGGTVANLVSLNYSREMEQQADVLGTRLLASTGYAADGLRNLMVTLQKEETGTPFTWLSSHPATSDRIRYLESIIQRYGYNRYAYEGVTRHNQIKQRVEKLLQAKQSERKKHQR, encoded by the coding sequence ATGAAACCGATCTGGAAGTCACTGTTGCTCAGCTTGAACGCGGTTCTATTTTCTACTGGAACGTCAATTGTTTTAGCTGAACCTGTAAAAGACGCTAGTCCTAGTGCGATCGTTGTACCTGTTGTGGGAGAATCGATTCACCCCGAAGTTAATGCAACAAGCCAGAGCAAACCACCAGCATCTACACAAGAAATTGTAGATAAACTTAATGCCGCAGCAAAACTGAGTCCAGAAGAAATTGCGCGTCAGCAAAAAATTAGTGAAGCTGATCGATTGTATTTAGGAGGACAATTCGCCGCAGCCGAAAAACTCTATCGCGAAGTCAAAACGCCATTTACGACAGCTTCAACCGATGTTGTGCAACGTCCACCCGCCATTGTTGATCCTGCGCAACTTCCTCCCGCAGGTAAAGTTTATTGGCGCGAAGCTGAAGCTGCTTTTCAACACAAAGTTGCTTCCCGAATGATGGTACCGCTGCGGTTATTAGTCGAGCAATATCCGGAGTTTATTCCTGGTCATCTGCGATTGGCTGAAGCATTACAAAAATTTGACCATAATAAAGAAGCGATCGCTGTCTTAGAACGCGCCGTCACGCTATATCCCGATCAACCCGATTTAGTCAAAGCCAAAGTTACCGCACTTGCCCAATCCAAACAATGGATGGAAGCATCGCTAGCTGCGCGCCAATTTGCTTTACTTAGAAGTTCAAACGCAGAACACGCAAACGAATTTATCGAAATCGCGGATTCTCACCTAGAACGATATCAAAAGCACTTGCGGAGAGAGTTAACCGGCAATACAATAGCTAATATTCTGACTGGTGCTTTAGGCTACGCGCTTACAGGTAATCTTTTAGGCCCTTTCTCGGCAGTACAAACTACTGCAATGCTACTACGCGGCGAATCAGCGGTTGGGGAATCTGTCGCGAATCAAGCGCGAGAACAGCTAGAAATAGTCACCGATAAAGCAGTTGTTGATTATGTGAATGAAATTGGACAAAGACTCGCGCAAGTGGCTGGACGTAATGATTTTAAATACGAATTTTATGTAGTTTTAGATAAAGATTTAAACGCTTTCGCGTTGCCAGGCGGTAAAGTATTTATCAATGCTGGAGCGATTACCAGTGCTCAATCCGAGGCAGAATTAGCAGGTTTACTAGCGCATGAATTAGCCCATACTGTTTTGTCGCATGGTTTTCAGTTAGTCGCTGAAGGGAATCTTGTTGCGAATGTCACGCAATTTTTCCCCTATGGCGGTACTGTTGCGAATTTAGTGTCCCTCAATTACAGCCGTGAAATGGAACAGCAAGCTGATGTTTTAGGTACGCGACTTTTAGCGTCAACAGGCTACGCTGCGGATGGCTTACGTAACTTGATGGTGACACTTCAAAAAGAAGAAACAGGGACGCCCTTTACCTGGCTATCTTCGCACCCAGCCACAAGCGATCGCATTCGCTATCTTGAATCAATCATTCAACGTTATGGTTACAACCGCTACGCTTATGAAGGAGTCACCCGCCACAACCAAATCAAACAAAGGGTAGAAAAATTGCTACAAGCGAAACAATCTGAACGGAAAAAGCATCAACGATAA
- a CDS encoding COP23 domain-containing protein — MSPQLQFAWRGIGLSVGVATALLGNSVMAAPHHNWIAQVNPTVPPVVVDTEPLPPVPGTTPPNGSTVPSVTTATRFTCQLNNGQYTVMYQPESQPNRFFPWATPTALGGGWSEQRRCEEISRRLESYRPDGLLELTTGVENNYNTVCVVTQRVPSCRIVFTVPPGQDPILTRDRVFENLTIADSGQQTTGVYTYTNRGNELDRLFNLGRSVVGGNNRRTRSIDLRPFLDRADGGNASRLSGGVPARSNTRSQPSNSGRLNPSRF; from the coding sequence ATGTCACCACAATTGCAATTTGCTTGGCGAGGTATTGGTTTGTCTGTCGGGGTAGCAACCGCATTACTGGGTAATAGCGTTATGGCTGCGCCGCATCATAACTGGATAGCGCAGGTGAATCCTACAGTACCACCTGTTGTTGTTGATACTGAGCCACTACCACCCGTTCCAGGAACCACACCGCCGAATGGTTCAACAGTTCCTAGTGTAACAACAGCTACGCGGTTTACGTGTCAATTGAATAATGGTCAGTATACCGTCATGTATCAGCCGGAAAGTCAACCGAACCGCTTCTTCCCCTGGGCTACTCCCACAGCATTAGGTGGCGGTTGGAGCGAACAACGGCGTTGTGAAGAAATTAGCCGTCGCTTAGAGTCTTATCGTCCTGATGGTTTATTAGAACTGACAACAGGCGTAGAAAATAATTACAATACAGTCTGCGTTGTTACGCAACGAGTTCCCTCGTGTCGCATTGTCTTTACCGTACCTCCTGGACAAGACCCCATCTTAACGCGTGATCGCGTCTTTGAAAACTTGACGATCGCCGATAGCGGTCAACAGACAACAGGCGTCTACACTTATACTAATCGTGGAAACGAACTCGATCGACTATTTAACTTAGGACGTTCAGTTGTTGGTGGTAACAATCGACGTACGCGCAGCATCGACTTAAGACCTTTCCTTGATCGCGCTGATGGAGGTAATGCTTCTCGCCTCAGCGGTGGCGTTCCCGCCCGCAGTAATACACGATCACAACCAAGTAATTCTGGAAGACTTAATCCTAGCAGGTTTTAG
- a CDS encoding YtxH domain-containing protein: protein MSNNRSGFFIGGMLLGAAIGTLTGLLMAPRTGRETRTLLKKSADALPELAEDLSTSVQIQADRLSETALRNWDDTLERLREALAAGIEASQQERQISARQTKLETSSDQPPLLDRL, encoded by the coding sequence ATGTCTAACAACCGTTCTGGGTTTTTTATTGGCGGTATGTTGTTGGGGGCTGCTATTGGCACGCTTACAGGCTTGCTAATGGCACCGCGCACGGGACGAGAAACACGCACGTTGCTGAAAAAATCTGCTGATGCTCTACCAGAATTAGCAGAAGATTTATCAACAAGTGTCCAAATCCAAGCAGATCGCTTATCAGAAACAGCACTCCGTAATTGGGATGATACGCTGGAGCGATTGCGAGAAGCTTTGGCAGCAGGAATTGAAGCAAGCCAACAAGAACGCCAAATCTCTGCTCGTCAGACTAAACTCGAAACTTCCTCGGATCAACCGCCACTTTTAGACCGCTTATAA
- a CDS encoding NUDIX hydrolase — protein MDLKEWKILSSRMVIDNQWCKVRQDEIELPNGKIIDDYFINIRLDVALILPITSNQEIIFVRQYRHGAGEILLELPAGTFDTQLEDPQVAALRELKEETGYIAKTTIPLGILYDNPVKDSNKIYLFLAQDATKAGQQELDPTEEIEVILIPVSKVMEKIAIGEINVAGTVSAIFMGLNYLNNLHLTHKI, from the coding sequence ATGGATTTAAAAGAATGGAAAATTTTGAGTTCTAGGATGGTTATTGATAATCAATGGTGTAAAGTCCGTCAAGATGAAATTGAGTTACCGAATGGAAAGATTATTGATGACTATTTTATTAATATTCGACTTGATGTCGCTTTGATTTTACCCATCACTAGCAATCAAGAAATTATATTTGTGCGTCAATATCGACATGGTGCAGGTGAAATCTTACTAGAACTTCCTGCAGGAACATTTGATACTCAGCTAGAAGATCCTCAAGTTGCAGCCTTACGCGAATTAAAAGAAGAAACTGGATATATAGCCAAAACAACAATACCACTCGGAATTCTCTACGACAATCCGGTAAAAGACTCGAACAAAATTTATTTATTTCTAGCACAAGATGCTACAAAAGCTGGTCAACAAGAATTAGATCCTACAGAAGAAATAGAAGTCATCCTCATTCCAGTCTCAAAAGTTATGGAAAAAATAGCAATTGGAGAAATCAATGTAGCTGGAACTGTATCTGCTATCTTTATGGGCTTAAACTATCTAAATAACTTACACCTAACCCACAAAATTTGA
- a CDS encoding DUF427 domain-containing protein, producing MVNRDRIQPGPGQESVWDYPRPPRLEDTDKHIQVIFNEIAIADTHHAKRVLETSHPPVYYIPPSDIKMEYLIRTPQSSFCEWKGIAGYYTVAVGDKQVPNAAWFYSDPTPTFAEIKDYVAFYPHLMDACYVNGEQVQPQPGNFYGGWITKDIVGPFKGSPGTWGW from the coding sequence ATGGTTAATCGCGATCGCATTCAGCCAGGACCTGGACAAGAATCAGTATGGGATTATCCCCGACCGCCGCGTTTAGAGGATACCGACAAGCATATTCAAGTAATTTTTAATGAAATTGCGATCGCCGATACCCATCACGCCAAACGAGTACTAGAAACAAGTCATCCACCGGTTTATTACATTCCGCCAAGTGATATCAAAATGGAGTACCTCATCCGTACTCCACAATCTAGCTTTTGTGAGTGGAAAGGAATTGCAGGATATTACACTGTTGCGGTAGGAGACAAGCAAGTTCCAAACGCAGCGTGGTTTTATTCCGACCCTACTCCTACTTTTGCTGAAATTAAAGACTATGTAGCTTTCTATCCACACTTAATGGATGCTTGTTACGTTAACGGCGAACAAGTACAACCCCAACCAGGAAACTTCTATGGAGGTTGGATTACCAAGGATATTGTAGGACCATTCAAAGGCAGTCCTGGAACCTGGGGATGGTAG
- a CDS encoding phosphate ABC transporter permease, whose translation MLVPLTRQKFEQLIPRIATSDQYKYAWGKFPDFLKRLLISVVSVVAIWIVRLIIGERFGIILFPVGAIAGLYWLWGPVLWASLRNTEYRKYPYSGFLRGRVLDVYITEELIGTEETVNNKGDLVIVENRERRINVEVGDETGFTTQIQVPLRRSHQDIVPNQIAEMVVLSNRPDLSSIAKVTDIYIPSRNLWVSDYPYLQKNVFIDMSRRLRDSREPRSRFAPRRRPRASYPQDVEEW comes from the coding sequence ATGTTAGTTCCCCTCACACGCCAAAAATTTGAACAATTGATTCCTCGCATTGCAACTAGCGATCAGTACAAATATGCTTGGGGCAAGTTTCCTGATTTCTTGAAGCGACTGCTGATTTCAGTCGTCAGCGTTGTTGCGATTTGGATTGTGCGACTCATCATCGGTGAAAGATTTGGCATAATTCTGTTTCCGGTAGGTGCGATCGCCGGACTTTATTGGCTATGGGGACCTGTCTTATGGGCAAGTTTGCGTAATACCGAATACCGTAAATATCCTTACAGTGGTTTTCTGCGCGGACGCGTATTAGATGTCTACATCACGGAGGAATTGATTGGTACCGAGGAAACGGTTAATAATAAGGGCGACTTGGTAATCGTCGAAAACCGCGAACGGCGCATTAATGTAGAAGTCGGCGACGAAACCGGATTTACAACTCAAATCCAAGTTCCCCTTCGCCGCAGCCACCAAGATATTGTCCCGAATCAAATCGCGGAAATGGTCGTGCTTTCTAATCGACCAGATTTGAGTAGCATCGCTAAAGTTACAGATATTTACATTCCGAGTCGTAATCTTTGGGTAAGTGACTATCCGTACTTACAAAAGAATGTCTTTATCGATATGAGTCGCCGTTTGCGCGACAGTCGGGAACCGCGATCGCGTTTTGCCCCGCGCCGTAGACCCCGCGCTTCCTACCCGCAAGATGTCGAGGAATGGTAA
- the dapB gene encoding 4-hydroxy-tetrahydrodipicolinate reductase: MVNQAPIPVVVNGAAGKMGREVVKAVSQASDMTLLGAVDRNPEYNGKDAGEVAGLSEPLEVPITDQLEPTLALATQERQLGVMVDFTHPSSVYDNIRAAIAYGIRPVVGTTGLSIEQIQDLAEFADKASTGCLLIPNFSIGMVLLQEAAVRASQYFDHVEIIELHHNQKADAPSGTAIQTAQMLAEMGKTYNPPSVEETEKLPGARGSVADEGIRIHSVRLPGLIAHQEVIFGAPGQIYTLRHDTSDRACYMPGVLLAIRKVTQLKSLVYGLEKLL, encoded by the coding sequence ATGGTAAATCAAGCTCCGATTCCAGTAGTCGTGAATGGTGCTGCTGGCAAAATGGGTCGTGAAGTCGTTAAAGCCGTCTCGCAAGCAAGCGACATGACGTTACTGGGTGCAGTAGACCGCAACCCTGAATACAATGGCAAAGATGCAGGAGAAGTTGCGGGATTAAGCGAACCACTAGAAGTACCGATTACCGACCAATTAGAGCCGACGCTAGCCCTGGCAACGCAAGAAAGGCAATTGGGGGTGATGGTAGATTTTACGCATCCGAGTAGCGTGTATGACAATATTCGCGCGGCGATCGCTTATGGTATTCGTCCGGTTGTGGGAACAACAGGGCTGAGTATCGAACAAATTCAAGACTTAGCCGAATTCGCAGATAAAGCAAGTACCGGCTGTTTACTGATTCCGAATTTCTCGATTGGCATGGTATTACTGCAAGAAGCCGCAGTCAGAGCATCGCAATACTTTGACCATGTAGAAATTATCGAACTACATCACAACCAAAAAGCAGATGCCCCTAGTGGAACCGCGATTCAAACCGCGCAGATGCTCGCAGAAATGGGCAAAACCTACAACCCGCCAAGCGTAGAAGAAACCGAAAAGCTACCAGGAGCAAGAGGCAGTGTCGCTGATGAAGGAATTAGAATTCATAGTGTACGTCTTCCAGGACTTATCGCCCACCAAGAAGTGATTTTTGGCGCACCAGGACAAATTTATACTTTACGCCACGATACGAGCGATCGCGCTTGTTATATGCCTGGAGTCCTTCTTGCCATTCGTAAAGTCACGCAACTCAAATCCCTAGTGTATGGCTTAGAAAAGCTATTGTAA
- a CDS encoding DUF1611 domain-containing protein: MQLEENQRIAILLHEGIRGNGNGKTGLALLRYSQSPIVAVIDKDCAGESLSKLTGIAIDIPIVASVADALNYTPNVLAIGIAPSGGVLPQAWLQEIKCAVTAGLSIVNGLHTPLATIPELRSHLQKGQTIWDVRQEPPNLTIGSGKARSLSCRRVLTVGTDMAVGKMSASLELNAAAKKQGLRSQFLATGQAGIMISGDGIPLDAVRVDFAAGAVEQLVLRYGADNDILFIEGQGSLLHPGSTATLPLLRGTQPTHLILVHRAEQAHIRNHPHVPIPPLSEVVKLYESVATAAGAFAPVKVAGIALNTAHLDQSAAESAIAQVQTDTNLPCTDVVRFSTELLLNAILQE; the protein is encoded by the coding sequence GTGCAGCTTGAAGAGAATCAACGAATCGCAATTCTGCTACATGAAGGAATTCGCGGAAATGGTAACGGAAAAACAGGGTTAGCACTTCTGCGCTACAGTCAATCTCCTATCGTTGCTGTCATCGACAAAGATTGTGCCGGAGAATCCTTATCTAAATTAACCGGTATCGCAATTGATATCCCGATCGTTGCATCAGTAGCTGATGCATTAAATTATACCCCAAATGTCCTGGCAATTGGTATTGCACCCTCTGGCGGCGTCTTACCGCAAGCATGGTTGCAGGAAATCAAATGCGCCGTCACCGCCGGATTATCCATAGTCAACGGATTGCACACTCCACTTGCCACAATTCCAGAGTTGCGATCACATCTGCAAAAAGGACAAACAATCTGGGATGTGCGTCAAGAACCCCCCAATTTAACCATCGGTAGTGGTAAAGCGCGATCGCTCTCGTGTCGCCGTGTGTTAACCGTGGGAACAGATATGGCTGTCGGCAAAATGTCTGCAAGTTTGGAACTCAACGCCGCTGCGAAAAAACAAGGATTGCGTTCTCAGTTCCTTGCCACAGGACAAGCAGGCATTATGATTTCTGGTGATGGTATTCCCTTAGATGCAGTACGCGTCGATTTTGCGGCGGGTGCTGTCGAACAACTCGTTTTACGCTACGGTGCAGATAACGACATTCTCTTTATCGAAGGACAAGGTTCGCTATTGCATCCTGGTTCAACGGCAACGTTACCCCTCCTTCGTGGCACGCAACCAACACACTTAATTTTAGTGCATCGTGCCGAACAAGCGCACATCCGCAACCATCCCCACGTACCGATTCCACCCTTATCCGAAGTTGTCAAACTCTACGAAAGCGTTGCTACTGCTGCTGGTGCGTTTGCACCCGTGAAAGTTGCGGGAATCGCACTCAATACCGCACATTTAGATCAATCTGCTGCCGAGTCTGCGATCGCGCAAGTTCAAACTGATACAAATCTCCCTTGCACCGATGTTGTCCGCTTTAGCACAGAACTGCTATTGAACGCAATTTTGCAAGAATAG
- a CDS encoding HNH endonuclease has translation MNSNLHVFKQCELCDRAVEHLTVHHLIPRQKKGHHEPKINICTACHKQIHTLFDNTRLAQELNSLEKLKMNHK, from the coding sequence ATGAACTCTAACTTGCACGTTTTTAAACAGTGCGAATTATGTGATAGAGCCGTAGAGCATTTAACCGTGCATCACTTAATTCCTCGACAGAAAAAAGGTCATCATGAACCAAAAATTAATATATGTACCGCGTGTCACAAACAGATTCATACTTTATTTGATAACACGCGTTTAGCACAAGAGTTAAATTCGCTAGAAAAGCTAAAAATGAACCACAAATGA
- a CDS encoding rhomboid family intramembrane serine protease encodes MLKKDQPLTTYPKQNYNGVFTLIIINLVVFVADRVLGIPFIQNLYLNHASPAWYQFFTSMFCHANWAHISGNLFFLYIFGRIVEEEEGIVGVVSSYIICGLGGSLMSYFFHGGAVYSLGASGAVFGLFAVSVLIKLSWHWRKILEVLILGQFVIERVVFELRQTGIQDGVDHIAHLGGALVGVALILFLMRLQPGEGVRGEE; translated from the coding sequence ATGCTCAAAAAAGACCAGCCATTAACAACTTACCCAAAACAAAATTACAACGGCGTGTTCACGCTGATTATTATCAATTTAGTTGTGTTTGTTGCTGATCGCGTTTTAGGTATTCCTTTTATCCAAAATCTCTACCTCAATCACGCCTCTCCAGCTTGGTATCAGTTTTTCACTTCGATGTTCTGTCATGCCAACTGGGCACACATATCAGGAAATCTGTTTTTTCTTTACATTTTCGGCAGGATTGTGGAAGAAGAAGAAGGCATTGTTGGAGTCGTCAGTTCCTACATTATTTGTGGATTAGGCGGCAGTCTTATGAGTTATTTCTTCCACGGTGGTGCGGTTTACTCGCTAGGTGCTTCAGGAGCCGTTTTTGGTTTATTTGCCGTCAGTGTTCTCATCAAACTTTCCTGGCATTGGCGAAAAATCCTAGAAGTTCTCATCCTCGGTCAATTTGTCATTGAGCGCGTAGTCTTTGAATTACGGCAAACCGGCATTCAAGATGGCGTTGACCATATTGCACATCTTGGCGGCGCTTTAGTCGGTGTAGCACTTATTTTATTCTTAATGCGACTGCAACCAGGTGAAGGGGTGAGGGGTGAGGAGTGA